One genomic region from Aliarcobacter cryaerophilus ATCC 43158 encodes:
- the mltA gene encoding murein transglycosylase A, translating into MKNLIFLSLLIFLITACSKKDENIKTDNKHHQNSLESKYEKEILNGMQIVPFSQIKGFFDDDLNHALEVFKKDCQKSQRYEELKNVCQKAQHTNDGAMFFVSNFQAYKLYDNNLKDEGTITGYYEPLLYGSLIKTQRYKYPVYKIPKDLVLSTTTSLQGYKNIGKKVGKKIVPYDTRASIENNQNNKNLEPIAYVDDKIDLFFLQVQGSGKIQLDSGEILNIGYAGQNGREYKSIGRYFIDNEIISKEEISVQAIKEELLKNPSKIDEILNINESYVFFKVSNQGATGALNTILTPKRNIAVDRTYIPLGMPVFLNTQNPISKEPINKLTIAADVGGAIKGEIRADFFWGFGPEALNYAGRMKEKGKLYVLKPKY; encoded by the coding sequence ATGAAAAATTTAATATTTCTAAGTTTGCTTATTTTTTTAATAACAGCTTGTTCAAAAAAAGATGAAAATATAAAAACAGATAACAAACATCATCAAAACAGTCTTGAATCAAAATATGAAAAAGAGATTTTAAATGGAATGCAAATAGTTCCTTTTTCTCAAATAAAAGGTTTTTTTGATGATGATTTAAATCATGCTTTAGAAGTTTTCAAAAAAGATTGTCAAAAATCTCAAAGGTATGAAGAGTTAAAAAATGTTTGCCAAAAAGCACAGCATACAAATGATGGAGCAATGTTTTTTGTATCAAACTTTCAAGCATATAAACTTTATGATAATAACTTAAAAGATGAGGGGACGATAACAGGTTATTATGAGCCACTTTTATATGGAAGTTTGATAAAGACTCAAAGATACAAATATCCAGTTTATAAAATCCCAAAAGATTTAGTTCTTTCAACTACAACTAGCTTACAAGGTTATAAAAATATTGGAAAAAAAGTTGGTAAAAAAATTGTTCCTTATGATACAAGAGCTTCTATAGAAAATAATCAAAATAACAAAAATCTTGAACCAATAGCTTATGTAGATGATAAAATAGATCTGTTTTTTTTACAAGTTCAAGGAAGTGGAAAAATACAACTTGATTCTGGAGAGATTTTAAATATTGGATATGCTGGACAAAATGGACGAGAATATAAAAGTATTGGTAGATATTTTATTGATAATGAGATAATTTCAAAAGAGGAGATAAGTGTTCAAGCTATAAAAGAAGAGTTATTAAAAAATCCTTCAAAAATAGATGAGATTTTAAATATAAACGAGAGTTATGTTTTTTTTAAAGTTTCAAATCAAGGTGCTACGGGAGCTTTAAATACTATTTTAACTCCAAAAAGAAATATAGCAGTTGATAGAACATATATTCCTTTAGGAATGCCTGTTTTTTTAAATACACAAAATCCTATTTCTAAAGAACCTATAAATAAACTCACAATTGCAGCAGATGTTGGTGGTGCTATTAAAGGCGAAATACGCGCTGACTTTTTTTGGGGATTTGGTCCTGAGGCTTTAAACTATGCTGGAAGAATGAAGGAAAAAGGTAAGTTGTATGTTCTAAAGCCAAAATACTAA
- a CDS encoding lysophospholipid acyltransferase family protein: MWKSIKKKYAPYLLYLIAKFIYATNKKVYHHPKDDKETFLLCMWHGDLLSQIFNYHHFRKGWVVKAMISENRDGEIIAKTAELFNCGSIRGSSSHGASKVLIRALKELKAGNDVAITPDGPRGPRYSIADGVVIISQKSGKNIRCFNAIPSKYWQFKSWDKFVLPKPFGKIDFYISEPFSVKDMELEDAKSLIKTKMLQYSLI; this comes from the coding sequence ATGTGGAAGTCAATCAAAAAAAAGTATGCTCCATATTTGTTATATTTAATAGCAAAATTTATCTATGCAACAAATAAGAAAGTTTATCACCATCCAAAAGATGACAAAGAAACTTTTCTTTTATGTATGTGGCATGGTGATTTACTTTCACAAATATTTAACTATCATCACTTTAGAAAAGGTTGGGTTGTAAAAGCCATGATAAGTGAAAATAGAGATGGAGAAATTATTGCAAAAACAGCAGAACTTTTTAATTGTGGCTCAATTCGTGGTTCTAGCTCACATGGTGCTTCAAAAGTTTTAATAAGAGCATTAAAAGAGTTAAAAGCTGGAAATGATGTTGCAATTACTCCTGATGGTCCAAGAGGTCCTAGATATAGCATTGCAGATGGAGTTGTAATAATTTCACAAAAAAGTGGAAAAAATATTAGATGTTTTAATGCCATACCTTCTAAATATTGGCAGTTTAAATCATGGGATAAATTTGTATTACCAAAACCTTTTGGTAAAATAGATTTTTACATAAGCGAACCTTTTAGTGTAAAAGATATGGAACTAGAAGATGCAAAATCTTTAATAAAAACAAAGATGTTGCAATACTCTTTAATATAA